A genomic region of Photobacterium swingsii contains the following coding sequences:
- a CDS encoding bifunctional 3-deoxy-7-phosphoheptulonate synthase/chorismate mutase: MIIVLKPAATESQAKEILQRIEDAGLKPLYMPGVERIVLGALGDERILQKLNLDAYPCVETVKPILTKYKMVSREVQAHDTVVRFGNAAIGGNQFAVIAGPCSVESEEQLLSVAEVVKKHGAIALRGGAYKPRTSPYDFQGMGVEGLKLLKQANEQLGMPTVSEVMEVSQVDTMCEYVDCLQIGARNMQNYALLKAVGESQKPVLLKRGLSATIEELLLAAEYIYDAGNPNIILCERGIRTYETATRNTLDLNAVAYLKQRTHLPVVVDPSHGTGVRELVIPLSRAAAAVGADGIIVESHLNPCEALSDGHQALTGPMFEQLMQELKPFVEAAGRTL; the protein is encoded by the coding sequence ATGATTATTGTACTAAAACCAGCCGCGACTGAATCTCAAGCAAAAGAAATCCTCCAACGTATTGAAGATGCAGGGCTCAAGCCACTTTACATGCCAGGTGTTGAACGCATAGTACTCGGTGCGCTTGGCGATGAACGTATTTTGCAAAAACTAAACCTAGATGCATACCCATGCGTTGAAACAGTCAAACCAATTCTGACCAAATACAAAATGGTCAGCCGCGAAGTACAGGCACACGATACTGTGGTTCGTTTCGGTAATGCAGCAATTGGTGGTAATCAGTTTGCAGTTATCGCGGGTCCTTGCTCGGTCGAATCAGAAGAACAGCTGTTATCTGTGGCTGAAGTCGTCAAAAAACACGGTGCTATAGCCCTTCGTGGTGGGGCGTATAAGCCTCGTACCAGCCCTTATGATTTCCAAGGTATGGGTGTTGAAGGCTTAAAACTCCTTAAGCAAGCAAATGAACAGCTTGGCATGCCAACAGTGTCTGAAGTCATGGAAGTCAGCCAGGTTGATACAATGTGTGAATATGTTGACTGCCTACAGATTGGCGCTCGGAATATGCAAAACTACGCATTATTAAAAGCTGTGGGCGAAAGTCAAAAACCGGTCTTGCTCAAACGTGGACTTTCAGCCACTATCGAGGAGTTGCTTCTAGCAGCCGAATACATTTATGACGCAGGAAATCCCAATATTATCCTGTGTGAACGAGGTATTCGCACCTATGAAACAGCAACACGTAATACATTGGACTTAAATGCGGTCGCCTATTTGAAGCAGCGTACTCACCTACCTGTTGTGGTTGATCCTAGCCATGGTACAGGTGTTCGAGAATTAGTGATTCCATTATCACGTGCAGCAGCTGCGGTTGGTGCCGACGGTATAATTGTTGAATCACACCTAAACCCGTGTGAGGCGCTATCGGATGGCCACCAAGCACTGACAGGCCCAATGTTTGAGCAATTAATGCAAGAACTTAAACCATTTGTAGAAGCGGCAGGGAGAACGCTGTGA
- the rnm gene encoding RNase RNM, with translation MLFDLHSHTTASDGRLSPKELVERAVLNRVDALAITDHDTVAGLEEAQQTIDALNLPLTLIKGIEISTLWQNFDIHIVGLNIDPEHPAITTLIAEQIARRAERAEQIGERLEKNRMPGALAGAKALAGDATLTRAHFAQWIVAEGYAKTMQAVFKKFLTRGNPGYVPPSWCSIAEAVAAIHAAGGQAVLAHPGRYKMTTKWLKRLLTTFVEAKGDAMEVAQPQQGQHERRNLGDYAIDYQLLASQGSDFHYPSPWTELGRNLWLPKGVTEVWHDWNVEKKRDDSEDVTE, from the coding sequence ATGTTATTTGATTTACACAGTCATACGACGGCATCTGATGGTCGGTTGTCACCTAAAGAGTTAGTTGAGCGTGCGGTGCTAAACCGCGTGGATGCACTCGCCATTACGGATCATGATACGGTTGCAGGGCTTGAAGAAGCTCAACAAACGATTGATGCACTTAATTTGCCTTTAACTCTCATCAAAGGCATTGAAATATCGACACTTTGGCAAAATTTTGATATTCACATTGTGGGATTAAACATTGACCCTGAGCATCCTGCAATTACGACTCTGATTGCAGAGCAAATAGCACGACGCGCTGAACGTGCAGAGCAAATTGGTGAGCGACTGGAAAAGAATCGTATGCCGGGCGCACTGGCTGGCGCTAAAGCCTTAGCCGGTGACGCGACGCTGACACGCGCGCATTTTGCGCAGTGGATTGTCGCGGAAGGCTATGCCAAAACCATGCAAGCGGTATTCAAAAAGTTTCTTACTCGGGGTAACCCAGGTTATGTACCACCTAGCTGGTGTTCAATTGCAGAAGCAGTGGCGGCAATTCACGCAGCGGGTGGACAAGCGGTATTAGCGCATCCTGGCCGCTATAAAATGACCACTAAATGGCTTAAGCGATTATTAACGACTTTCGTGGAAGCAAAAGGCGATGCTATGGAAGTGGCACAGCCGCAACAAGGACAGCATGAACGCCGTAATCTCGGTGATTATGCCATTGATTATCAACTACTTGCTTCTCAAGGCTCCGATTTTCATTATCCGTCGCCATGGACTGAACTAGGTCGTAACTTATGGTTACCTAAAGGGGTAACCGAGGTGTGGCACGATTGGAATGTCGAAAAGAAGCGAGATGATTCAGAAGACGTAACCGAGTAA
- the sohB gene encoding protease SohB yields MDFLFDYGLFLAKIATVVIAIVGILIVAKGLNGRHGSPKGELEVTDLTEQYKHTVHQLEGHLYDKALLKAKEKVEKKEEKAKDKARQEEVKKAAKEGELSHAREPRLFVLDFHGSIDAKEVTSLREEITAILAVAIEGDEVLLRLETGGGMVHGYGLASSQLDRLKSAGIKLTISVDKVAASGGYMMACVGDRIISAPFAIVGSIGVIAQLPNFNKVLKKNDIEFEQITAGEFKRTLTMFGENTDKAREKFQDEIEETHGLFKDFIAVHRPELDLEKVATGEHWFGQQVHELGLVDEIGTSDDYITKACKDREVLNIRYVRRKKLAEKLAGATSEAADTLLLKWISRGQRPIV; encoded by the coding sequence TTGGATTTTTTGTTTGATTACGGCTTATTTCTAGCCAAAATCGCCACAGTTGTTATAGCGATTGTCGGTATTCTTATTGTCGCTAAAGGTTTAAACGGTCGTCATGGTTCACCAAAAGGTGAATTAGAAGTGACAGATTTAACAGAGCAATATAAACATACTGTGCACCAGCTGGAAGGCCATCTTTATGATAAGGCACTTCTGAAAGCAAAAGAAAAAGTTGAGAAAAAAGAAGAAAAAGCAAAAGACAAAGCCCGTCAGGAAGAAGTGAAAAAAGCCGCAAAAGAGGGCGAACTCTCTCATGCGCGTGAGCCTCGTTTATTTGTGTTAGATTTTCACGGTAGCATCGATGCCAAAGAAGTGACGTCACTTCGTGAAGAAATCACAGCCATTCTAGCGGTAGCCATCGAAGGTGATGAAGTGCTTCTTCGTCTTGAAACTGGCGGCGGCATGGTTCATGGCTATGGCCTTGCATCATCTCAGCTTGACCGTTTAAAAAGTGCTGGCATTAAACTGACGATCTCAGTGGATAAAGTTGCAGCCAGTGGCGGCTACATGATGGCATGTGTTGGTGATCGTATTATCTCTGCGCCTTTTGCTATTGTGGGTTCAATTGGTGTGATAGCGCAATTACCAAACTTTAATAAAGTCTTGAAAAAGAACGATATTGAGTTTGAACAAATTACCGCAGGTGAATTCAAACGCACCCTAACCATGTTCGGTGAAAACACGGACAAAGCCCGTGAAAAATTCCAAGATGAAATTGAAGAAACCCACGGATTATTCAAAGATTTCATTGCAGTACATCGCCCTGAGCTCGACCTTGAAAAAGTTGCTACGGGTGAACATTGGTTTGGTCAGCAAGTGCATGAACTTGGCTTAGTGGATGAAATTGGCACCAGTGACGATTACATTACGAAAGCATGTAAAGATCGTGAAGTACTGAATATTCGTTATGTTCGCCGTAAGAAATTAGCTGAAAAATTGGCGGGTGCAACCAGTGAGGCGGCAGATACCTTGCTGCTTAAATGGATCAGTCGTGGTCAACGACCAATCGTATAA
- a CDS encoding DUF805 domain-containing protein: protein MNQKWALFSFKGRMRRRDYWLYSLPVLFVTIPVFMYSSPENTGSNPMVDLLAMVVLGFVMWASMALNIKRLHDRNKSGWWVVVTFLPLIGPIFALVELGILKGTEGDNQFGPDPKGGATPPSSRSNDDDKDSMTIEM, encoded by the coding sequence ATGAATCAGAAGTGGGCATTATTTTCATTTAAAGGGCGTATGCGACGACGTGACTACTGGTTATATAGTTTGCCAGTATTATTCGTCACTATACCTGTTTTCATGTATAGCTCCCCTGAAAATACAGGCTCGAACCCTATGGTCGATTTATTAGCCATGGTGGTATTGGGTTTTGTTATGTGGGCATCAATGGCGCTTAACATTAAGCGCTTGCATGATCGTAACAAAAGCGGCTGGTGGGTTGTCGTGACTTTCCTACCTTTAATTGGGCCTATTTTTGCTTTAGTGGAATTAGGCATATTAAAAGGTACAGAAGGGGATAATCAGTTTGGTCCCGACCCTAAAGGTGGTGCAACGCCACCATCATCGCGCTCTAATGATGATGACAAAGACAGTATGACCATTGAAATGTAA
- a CDS encoding YciK family oxidoreductase, whose product MEYQIAADSLKNRVVLVTGAGDGIGRQAAISYAAHGATVILLGRTVAKLEAVYDEIERLGYPQPAIIPLDLKGATKQNYIDMAETISDQFGRLDGVLHNAGLLGVLSPFDQLDEDSFDDVMQVNVKAQMLLTQAVLPLLKQAEDARLVFTSSTVGHVGRAFWGSYAISKFATEGMMQVLADELSNTNVRVNAINPGGTRTGMRAQAFPAEDASLLKTPLDIMPLYLFLMAPESKDVNGQCIDAQPKR is encoded by the coding sequence GTGGAATATCAAATTGCAGCTGATTCTCTAAAAAATCGCGTTGTTTTGGTGACGGGAGCGGGTGATGGTATAGGCCGTCAGGCCGCAATAAGTTATGCCGCTCATGGCGCGACCGTCATACTGCTAGGACGTACTGTTGCTAAACTGGAAGCAGTTTATGACGAAATTGAACGCCTTGGTTACCCTCAACCTGCGATCATCCCACTCGATTTAAAAGGCGCAACCAAGCAGAACTATATCGACATGGCTGAAACCATCAGCGATCAGTTCGGTCGCCTAGATGGTGTATTACATAACGCTGGCTTATTAGGTGTACTTAGCCCATTTGATCAACTTGATGAAGACAGCTTCGATGATGTGATGCAAGTGAACGTTAAAGCACAAATGCTACTGACTCAAGCAGTGCTGCCACTGTTGAAACAAGCTGAAGATGCCCGCCTAGTGTTCACAAGTTCAACCGTTGGTCATGTGGGTCGTGCATTCTGGGGAAGCTATGCCATTTCTAAGTTTGCAACCGAGGGTATGATGCAAGTGCTCGCCGATGAACTGAGTAATACCAATGTTAGGGTTAATGCCATAAACCCAGGTGGTACTCGTACAGGCATGCGTGCTCAGGCCTTCCCTGCGGAAGATGCTTCGCTGCTCAAAACGCCGCTAGATATAATGCCGCTGTACTTATTCTTGATGGCACCAGAAAGCAAAGACGTTAACGGCCAGTGTATTGACGCGCAGCCAAAGCGCTAA
- a CDS encoding YciN family protein has protein sequence MSDKTSISSNDLLMIANQEIQDHEGFLEGMRATSVEEKDGVLVFKGEYFLDDNGLPTAKTTAVFNMFKYLAHQLSPKFTLEN, from the coding sequence ATGAGCGACAAAACTTCTATTTCATCTAATGACCTATTAATGATCGCTAACCAAGAAATTCAAGATCACGAAGGCTTTCTTGAAGGTATGCGTGCAACGTCTGTTGAAGAAAAAGACGGTGTATTGGTCTTTAAAGGCGAATATTTCCTTGATGATAACGGCCTACCAACAGCTAAAACAACGGCTGTCTTCAACATGTTCAAATACCTCGCTCACCAACTTTCGCCAAAGTTCACGTTAGAAAACTAA
- a CDS encoding anthranilate synthase component 1: protein MNTTQRTVGELDVLSLDVPYVAEPTELYYTVCGDRPHNLLLESAEVDSKQDLKSLMLIDAAVRIVCRGTDVRLEALTDNGLNVLQTIEQKIPDTVGRQRHTDCLTLTFPTAERALDEDSRLRQASSFDALRMVQHAFDTAGHPQEALFLGGLFAYDLVAGFEPLVDVEQDNKCPDYLFYIAETLLVIDHQRRKGKLQATLFGGYQYTNSYFELSRRLQQIKEACLAPATVPPATQMAQCEPEVSVSDADFCQTVSDLKQYVIGGDVFQVVPSRQFTLPCPSPLVAYKELKIGNPSPYMFFMQDVDFTLFGASPESALKYSTETNQVEIYPIAGTRQRGKNADGSINLDLDGRIELELRCDMKENAEHMMLVDLARNDVARISEAGTRYVADLLKVDRYSHVMHLVSRVVGQLRSDLDALHAYQACMNMGTLTGAPKIRAMQLIRDVEKRRRGSYGGAVGYLTGHGDMDTCIVIRSAYVEDGIASVQAGAGVVYDSVPQAEADETRGKAQAVISAIRKAHTQG from the coding sequence GTGAACACAACCCAACGCACCGTTGGCGAGCTGGACGTGCTCAGCCTTGATGTACCCTATGTAGCGGAGCCCACTGAGCTATATTACACCGTTTGCGGTGACCGCCCACATAACCTATTGCTGGAGTCGGCAGAAGTCGACTCAAAACAAGATCTTAAAAGCCTAATGCTCATTGATGCTGCGGTACGTATTGTTTGCCGAGGCACTGACGTTAGATTAGAAGCGTTAACTGACAATGGTTTGAATGTATTACAAACCATAGAGCAAAAAATCCCAGACACTGTGGGTCGCCAGCGTCACACCGACTGCTTGACGTTAACATTTCCAACCGCAGAACGTGCGTTGGATGAAGACAGCCGCTTGCGCCAAGCCTCTTCATTTGATGCACTGCGGATGGTACAGCATGCATTCGATACTGCAGGCCACCCACAAGAAGCCCTCTTTCTTGGCGGCCTTTTTGCTTACGATTTGGTCGCAGGTTTTGAACCCCTGGTCGATGTCGAGCAAGATAATAAATGCCCTGATTACCTATTCTATATTGCTGAGACATTGCTTGTTATCGATCACCAGCGCCGCAAAGGTAAGCTGCAAGCCACACTATTTGGTGGCTATCAATATACCAATAGCTACTTCGAGTTAAGTCGTCGCTTGCAGCAAATCAAAGAGGCGTGTTTAGCACCAGCCACCGTTCCACCAGCAACTCAAATGGCGCAATGCGAACCTGAAGTAAGTGTGAGTGACGCTGATTTTTGCCAAACCGTTTCCGATTTGAAGCAATACGTGATTGGAGGCGATGTATTCCAAGTCGTGCCATCTCGTCAATTCACACTGCCATGCCCATCACCGCTCGTCGCTTACAAAGAATTAAAGATTGGTAACCCAAGTCCTTACATGTTCTTCATGCAAGATGTTGATTTCACCCTCTTTGGCGCATCACCAGAGAGTGCACTGAAATATTCGACAGAAACCAATCAAGTCGAGATTTACCCAATTGCAGGTACACGGCAGCGTGGAAAAAACGCCGATGGTTCGATTAATCTCGATTTAGACGGTCGCATCGAATTAGAACTGCGCTGTGACATGAAAGAAAATGCTGAACACATGATGCTAGTTGATTTAGCGCGCAATGATGTAGCGCGTATCAGTGAAGCAGGCACCCGCTATGTTGCCGATTTACTAAAGGTTGACCGTTATAGCCATGTCATGCACTTGGTTTCTCGGGTGGTTGGCCAGTTACGCAGCGATCTTGATGCCCTGCACGCTTACCAAGCCTGCATGAACATGGGGACGTTAACAGGCGCACCAAAAATCCGTGCCATGCAACTCATTCGTGACGTAGAGAAACGTCGTCGTGGTAGTTATGGCGGCGCCGTCGGCTACCTCACAGGTCATGGTGACATGGATACCTGTATTGTGATCCGTTCAGCTTACGTTGAAGACGGTATTGCTAGCGTACAAGCTGGAGCAGGTGTGGTATACGATTCTGTGCCGCAAGCAGAAGCCGATGAAACGCGTGGCAAAGCACAAGCCGTTATCAGCGCGATTCGCAAAGCCCACACTCAGGGATAA
- the rluB gene encoding 23S rRNA pseudouridine(2605) synthase RluB produces MSEKLQKVLARSGQGSRREIELKIQAGRVSIDGVVAKLGDRLDDLSVLVRIDGHKVDLVATSDEVCRVLAYNKPEGELCTRHDPEGRRTVFDRLPRLTEGRWVSVGRLDANTSGLLLFTTDGELANRLMHPSRTVQREYMVRVFGEVNEEMVRNLVRGVKLEDGMARFEDVVYAGGEGMNHTFYVVITEGRNREVRRLWDSQGVTVSRLKRVRYGDIYLTKDLPRGGWMELELTEVNYLREMVELEHESETMLTVEGQKRKRGVRQIRRAVRRHEERASEESSGRRGRGGKERRNPTSTRNKGAEEGGNARGGRGKGGNNASSGKRKPSGNASNRRNPLKNKPAKPRTRK; encoded by the coding sequence ATGAGTGAAAAATTACAGAAAGTGCTGGCACGTTCAGGTCAGGGCTCTCGTCGAGAAATCGAATTAAAGATTCAAGCTGGTCGTGTAAGTATTGATGGTGTTGTTGCCAAGCTTGGTGACCGCCTTGACGATCTAAGTGTACTTGTACGTATTGATGGTCACAAAGTTGATCTCGTTGCGACAAGTGATGAAGTTTGTCGTGTGTTGGCTTATAACAAGCCAGAAGGCGAACTGTGTACGCGTCACGATCCAGAAGGGCGTCGTACTGTATTTGATCGTCTACCACGTTTAACAGAAGGCCGTTGGGTTTCTGTTGGTCGTCTTGATGCAAACACCAGTGGCCTTCTTCTGTTCACTACCGATGGTGAGTTAGCAAACCGCTTGATGCACCCGAGCCGTACTGTTCAACGTGAATACATGGTTCGTGTATTCGGTGAAGTAAACGAAGAAATGGTGCGTAACCTTGTTCGTGGCGTGAAGCTAGAAGATGGTATGGCACGTTTCGAAGATGTCGTTTACGCTGGCGGTGAAGGTATGAACCATACTTTCTACGTTGTGATCACTGAAGGTCGTAACCGTGAGGTTCGTCGTTTATGGGACTCGCAAGGCGTAACAGTAAGTCGTCTTAAGCGTGTTCGTTACGGTGACATCTACCTAACCAAAGACCTGCCTCGTGGCGGTTGGATGGAGCTAGAACTGACTGAAGTTAACTACCTACGTGAAATGGTAGAGCTTGAGCACGAAAGCGAAACTATGCTGACTGTTGAAGGTCAGAAGCGTAAGCGTGGTGTGCGTCAGATCCGTCGTGCAGTTCGTCGTCATGAAGAACGTGCAAGCGAAGAATCATCAGGTCGCCGCGGTCGTGGTGGCAAAGAGCGTCGTAATCCAACTTCAACCCGTAATAAAGGTGCTGAAGAAGGTGGTAATGCTCGTGGTGGTAGAGGTAAGGGCGGTAATAACGCATCATCAGGTAAGCGTAAGCCATCGGGTAATGCAAGCAACCGTCGTAACCCATTAAAGAATAAGCCAGCGAAGCCTCGTACTCGCAAGTAA
- a CDS encoding L-threonylcarbamoyladenylate synthase codes for MSQFFYMHPETPQARLVKQSVAIIRNGGVIVYPTDSGYALGCQIENKAALERICQIRRLNDKHNFTLLCRDLSELSLYARVDNVAYRLLRNNTPGAYTFIFKGTKEVPRRLMNPKRKTIGIRVPDNAIALALLEELGEPMMSTTLILPNSDVAESDPEDIRDKLEHAVDLIVNGGYLGEQPTTVIDFSDGDAQIVRVGSGDPAPFE; via the coding sequence ATGAGCCAATTTTTTTACATGCATCCCGAAACACCACAAGCACGTCTTGTGAAGCAGTCTGTTGCGATTATTCGTAATGGTGGCGTTATCGTATATCCAACAGATTCAGGCTATGCGCTAGGCTGTCAGATTGAAAATAAAGCGGCATTAGAACGTATCTGCCAAATTCGTCGTTTGAACGATAAGCATAACTTCACACTACTATGCCGTGACTTGTCGGAACTGTCTTTATACGCTCGCGTTGATAACGTCGCGTATCGTTTACTGCGTAACAATACGCCGGGCGCTTACACCTTTATTTTCAAAGGAACTAAAGAAGTTCCGCGTCGTTTGATGAATCCAAAACGTAAAACGATCGGTATTCGTGTGCCTGATAATGCAATAGCACTCGCACTGTTAGAAGAGTTGGGTGAGCCTATGATGTCGACGACACTTATTTTGCCAAATAGTGATGTGGCAGAATCTGATCCTGAAGATATCCGTGACAAACTAGAGCATGCTGTTGATTTGATTGTGAATGGTGGTTATTTAGGTGAGCAGCCAACAACCGTTATTGACTTCAGTGATGGTGATGCACAAATCGTGCGCGTTGGTTCGGGCGATCCTGCACCATTTGAGTAA
- a CDS encoding aminodeoxychorismate/anthranilate synthase component II yields the protein MTKAHIVLLDNFDSFTYNLVDQFRSLGHPVTVYRNSLTVEQMTQAIAEKTNPVLVLSPGPGAPADAGCMPDLITHLKGKVPMIGICLGHQAIVEAYGGKVEGAGDIVHGKAAMMRHNQHPVFGELPNPLSIARYHSLVATQVPDSLDVVADVNGLVMAVTQNEDKVCGFQFHPESILTTQGAQLLINTLDWVTTPFVPTPSIPAVNQDVE from the coding sequence ATGACGAAAGCCCATATTGTCCTACTCGATAATTTCGACTCTTTTACTTATAACCTTGTGGATCAGTTTCGCTCACTGGGTCACCCCGTTACTGTTTATCGTAACAGTTTGACGGTTGAACAAATGACACAAGCCATTGCCGAAAAAACAAATCCTGTGCTGGTGTTATCACCCGGTCCAGGCGCCCCTGCAGACGCAGGCTGTATGCCAGACTTGATTACCCACCTAAAAGGCAAAGTACCCATGATAGGGATATGCCTAGGCCATCAAGCCATTGTTGAAGCATATGGCGGTAAAGTGGAAGGCGCTGGCGACATTGTGCATGGTAAAGCGGCCATGATGCGTCACAACCAACACCCTGTTTTTGGCGAACTGCCTAACCCATTATCAATTGCTCGATATCATTCCTTGGTTGCAACCCAAGTTCCTGATAGTTTAGATGTTGTTGCCGATGTTAATGGTTTGGTTATGGCCGTTACACAAAATGAAGATAAAGTCTGTGGTTTTCAGTTTCACCCAGAATCTATCTTAACAACGCAAGGCGCTCAGTTACTGATTAACACGCTAGATTGGGTCACGACCCCCTTTGTACCCACGCCTTCAATACCAGCCGTTAATCAAGACGTAGAATAA